The following coding sequences lie in one Anomalospiza imberbis isolate Cuckoo-Finch-1a 21T00152 chromosome 21, ASM3175350v1, whole genome shotgun sequence genomic window:
- the RALGDS gene encoding ral guanine nucleotide dissociation stimulator isoform X3: MVSRRRAPPHHVPAGPERMFEGCRRARSLWGGVRLEVAGESSPVVLHSFTQLDPDLPPLESSTQEIGEELEDGVIYSISLRKVQLHHTANKGQRWLGFENESALNLYETCKVRTIKAGTLEKLVEYLVSAFKGNDSTYVTIFLCTYRAFATTKQVLDLLLNRYGKLHVQANGDHARHTVDERMELKNTISSILGAWLDQYSEDFRKPPDFACLKQLISYVRHNIPGSDLERRARILLAQFQQQEQSEAEAEAVDHGSCTFQLVEENGVGDGKPDFLSFSPEMVAEQFTLMDAELFKKVVPYHCLGCIWSQRDKKGKEHLAPTIRATVSQFNSVANCVIATCLGDRSLKPQQRAKVVERWIEVARECRILKNFSSLRAILSALQCNAVHRLKKTWDEVLRESFRTFHELSEIFSDENNHSLSRELLIKEGTSKFATLEINPKRAQKRQQQQREMGVMQGTIPYLGTFLTDLVMLDTAMKDFLDGGLINFEKRRKEFEVIAQIKLLQSACNNYSFTQEDQFVEWFHSLERLSEAESYGLSCEIEPLSESASNTLKAKKNTGIIKRWSDRQPPSTEPCASGSSHSKSFDQLKCGQYLCSGDATDSVSVTSAGSSSSDVEEINISFIPESPDCQEKKFWESTSLSSLDTSGIGSGSSSASSSSVSSTPVTASRTHKRSVSGISSYSSLSLPLYNQQVDDCCIIRVSLAVDNGNMYKSILVTSQDKTPVVIRKAMAKHNLDGDRPEDYELVQIISEERELKIPDNANVFYAMNSAANYDFVLKKRGFSKGVKIKHGSSSTLPRMKQKGLKIAKGIF; the protein is encoded by the exons AGCTCCACACAGGAGATCggagaggagctggaggatgGTGTGATCTACAGCATATCCCTCCGGAAAGTGCAGCTCCATCACACGGCCAACAAAGGGCAGCGCTGGCTGGGG ttTGAGAATGAGTCAGCCTTAAACCTCTACGAGACGTGCAAGGTGCGGACGATAAAAGCCGGGACCTTGGAGAAGCTGGTGGAGTACCTGGTCTCAGCCTTCAAGGGCAATGACTCCACCTATGTCACCATCTTCCTGTGCACCTACCGGGCCTTCGCCACCACCAAGCAAGTGCTGGACCTGCTGCTTAACAG GTATGGCAAACTCCACGTGCAGGCAAATGGGGACCACGCCAGGCACACTGTGGACGAGAGGATGGAGCTGAAGAA CACCATCTCCTCCATCCTGGGGGCCTGGCTGGACCAGTACTCGGAGGATTTCCGCAAGCCCCCCGACTTTGCCTGCCTCAAGCAGCTCATCTCCTACGTGCGCCACAACATCCCCGGCTCCGACCTGGAGCGCCGAGCCCGCATCCTGCTGGCCCAGttccagcagcaagagcagagcGAGGCCGAGGCTGAAG CTGTGGACCACGGCAGCTGCACCTTCCAGCTGGTGGAAGAGAACGGGGTTGGGGATGGGAAGCCAgatttcctctccttctccccagagaTGGTGGcagaacagttcacactgaTGGATGCT GAGCTGTTCAAGAAAGTGGTGCCTTACCACTGCCTGGGCTGTATCTGGTCCCAGAGGGACAAGAAGGGCAAAGAGCACCTGGCCCCCACCATCCGTGCCACAGTCTCCCAGTTCAACAGTGTGGCCAACTGTGTCATCGCCACTTGTCTCGGGGACAGGTCCCTGAAGCCACAGCAGAGGGCCAAGGTGGTGGAGCGGTGGATCGAAGTGGCTCGG GAGTGCCGCATCCTGAAGAACTTCTCCTCCCTCCGAGCCATCCTCTCGGCCCTGCAGTGCAACGCCGTGCACCGGCTGAAGAAGACCTGGGACGAGGTCCTGCG GGAGAGCTTCCGCACGTTCCATGAGCTCTCAGAGATCTTCTCCGACGAGAACAACCACTCGCTGAGCCGGGAGCTTCTCATCAAG GAGGGCACATCCAAATTTGCCACCTTGGAGATCAACCCAAAGAGGGCTCAgaagcggcagcagcagcagcgagaGATG GGTGTGATGCAGGGCACCATTCCCTACCTTGGCACCTTCCTCACGGACCTGGTGATGCTGGACACGGCCATGAAGGATTTCCTGGAT ggtGGGCTGATCAACTTTGAGAAGAGAAGAAAG GAGTTCGAAGTCATCGCGCAGATCAAGCTGCTCCAGTCAGCCTGCAACAACTACAGCTTCACCCAGGAGGACCAGTTTGTGGAGTGGTTCCACAGCCTGGAGCGGCTCAGCGAGGCCGAGAG ctaTGGGTTGTCGTGTGAGATTGAACCACTGTCAGAGTCAGCCAGCAACACACTGAAGGCCAAGAAAAACACGGGCATCATCAAGAGATGGAGCGA CCGGCAGCCACCGAGCACCGAGCCCTGTGCCAGCGGCAGCTCCCACTCGAAATCCTTCGACCAGCTCAAGTGTGGGCAGTACCTGTGCAGTGGGGACGCCACTGACTCGGTGAGCGTCACCTCCGCCGGCTCCAGCAGCTCCGACGTGGAGGAGATCAACATCAGCTTCATCCCCGAGTCCCCTGACTGCCAGGAGAAGAAG TTCTGGGAATCCACCTCCCTCTCTTCCCTGGACACGTCAGGCATCGGCTCAGGCTCCAGCAGTGCCTCCTCCTCTTCCGTCTCCTCCACGCCGGTGACGGCCTCCCGCACACACAAGCGCTCGGTCTCCGGCATCTCCAGCTACTCCTCACTCTCGCTGCCCCTCTACAACCAGCAGGTCGATGACTGTTGCATCATCCGAGTCAGCCTGGCTGTGGACAACGGCAACATGTACAAGAGCATCCTG GTGACGAGCCAGGACAAGACCCCCGTGGTTATTCGCAAGGCCATGGCCAAACACAACCTGGATGGGGACCGGCCTGAAGACTATGAGCTTGTCCAGATCATCTCGGAGGAgagag AGCTGAAGATCCCCGACAATGCCAATGTCTTCTACGCCATGAACTCCGCTGCCAACTATGACTTTGTGCTCAAGAAGCGGGGCTTCTCCAAGGGGGTGAAGATCAAGCACGGCTCCAGCTCCACCCTGCCCAGGATGAAGCAGAAAGGCCTGAAGATCGCCAAGGGCATCTTCTAg
- the RALGDS gene encoding ral guanine nucleotide dissociation stimulator isoform X4 produces the protein MMIDSQSSTQEIGEELEDGVIYSISLRKVQLHHTANKGQRWLGFENESALNLYETCKVRTIKAGTLEKLVEYLVSAFKGNDSTYVTIFLCTYRAFATTKQVLDLLLNRYGKLHVQANGDHARHTVDERMELKNTISSILGAWLDQYSEDFRKPPDFACLKQLISYVRHNIPGSDLERRARILLAQFQQQEQSEAEAEAVDHGSCTFQLVEENGVGDGKPDFLSFSPEMVAEQFTLMDAELFKKVVPYHCLGCIWSQRDKKGKEHLAPTIRATVSQFNSVANCVIATCLGDRSLKPQQRAKVVERWIEVARECRILKNFSSLRAILSALQCNAVHRLKKTWDEVLRESFRTFHELSEIFSDENNHSLSRELLIKEGTSKFATLEINPKRAQKRQQQQREMGVMQGTIPYLGTFLTDLVMLDTAMKDFLDGGLINFEKRRKEFEVIAQIKLLQSACNNYSFTQEDQFVEWFHSLERLSEAESYGLSCEIEPLSESASNTLKAKKNTGIIKRWSDRQPPSTEPCASGSSHSKSFDQLKCGQYLCSGDATDSVSVTSAGSSSSDVEEINISFIPESPDCQEKKVSEIPLASLPQRWYAPSVADGEAKPTVSSASPLLPALQFWESTSLSSLDTSGIGSGSSSASSSSVSSTPVTASRTHKRSVSGISSYSSLSLPLYNQQVDDCCIIRVSLAVDNGNMYKSILVTSQDKTPVVIRKAMAKHNLDGDRPEDYELVQIISEERELKIPDNANVFYAMNSAANYDFVLKKRGFSKGVKIKHGSSSTLPRMKQKGLKIAKGIF, from the exons AGCTCCACACAGGAGATCggagaggagctggaggatgGTGTGATCTACAGCATATCCCTCCGGAAAGTGCAGCTCCATCACACGGCCAACAAAGGGCAGCGCTGGCTGGGG ttTGAGAATGAGTCAGCCTTAAACCTCTACGAGACGTGCAAGGTGCGGACGATAAAAGCCGGGACCTTGGAGAAGCTGGTGGAGTACCTGGTCTCAGCCTTCAAGGGCAATGACTCCACCTATGTCACCATCTTCCTGTGCACCTACCGGGCCTTCGCCACCACCAAGCAAGTGCTGGACCTGCTGCTTAACAG GTATGGCAAACTCCACGTGCAGGCAAATGGGGACCACGCCAGGCACACTGTGGACGAGAGGATGGAGCTGAAGAA CACCATCTCCTCCATCCTGGGGGCCTGGCTGGACCAGTACTCGGAGGATTTCCGCAAGCCCCCCGACTTTGCCTGCCTCAAGCAGCTCATCTCCTACGTGCGCCACAACATCCCCGGCTCCGACCTGGAGCGCCGAGCCCGCATCCTGCTGGCCCAGttccagcagcaagagcagagcGAGGCCGAGGCTGAAG CTGTGGACCACGGCAGCTGCACCTTCCAGCTGGTGGAAGAGAACGGGGTTGGGGATGGGAAGCCAgatttcctctccttctccccagagaTGGTGGcagaacagttcacactgaTGGATGCT GAGCTGTTCAAGAAAGTGGTGCCTTACCACTGCCTGGGCTGTATCTGGTCCCAGAGGGACAAGAAGGGCAAAGAGCACCTGGCCCCCACCATCCGTGCCACAGTCTCCCAGTTCAACAGTGTGGCCAACTGTGTCATCGCCACTTGTCTCGGGGACAGGTCCCTGAAGCCACAGCAGAGGGCCAAGGTGGTGGAGCGGTGGATCGAAGTGGCTCGG GAGTGCCGCATCCTGAAGAACTTCTCCTCCCTCCGAGCCATCCTCTCGGCCCTGCAGTGCAACGCCGTGCACCGGCTGAAGAAGACCTGGGACGAGGTCCTGCG GGAGAGCTTCCGCACGTTCCATGAGCTCTCAGAGATCTTCTCCGACGAGAACAACCACTCGCTGAGCCGGGAGCTTCTCATCAAG GAGGGCACATCCAAATTTGCCACCTTGGAGATCAACCCAAAGAGGGCTCAgaagcggcagcagcagcagcgagaGATG GGTGTGATGCAGGGCACCATTCCCTACCTTGGCACCTTCCTCACGGACCTGGTGATGCTGGACACGGCCATGAAGGATTTCCTGGAT ggtGGGCTGATCAACTTTGAGAAGAGAAGAAAG GAGTTCGAAGTCATCGCGCAGATCAAGCTGCTCCAGTCAGCCTGCAACAACTACAGCTTCACCCAGGAGGACCAGTTTGTGGAGTGGTTCCACAGCCTGGAGCGGCTCAGCGAGGCCGAGAG ctaTGGGTTGTCGTGTGAGATTGAACCACTGTCAGAGTCAGCCAGCAACACACTGAAGGCCAAGAAAAACACGGGCATCATCAAGAGATGGAGCGA CCGGCAGCCACCGAGCACCGAGCCCTGTGCCAGCGGCAGCTCCCACTCGAAATCCTTCGACCAGCTCAAGTGTGGGCAGTACCTGTGCAGTGGGGACGCCACTGACTCGGTGAGCGTCACCTCCGCCGGCTCCAGCAGCTCCGACGTGGAGGAGATCAACATCAGCTTCATCCCCGAGTCCCCTGACTGCCAGGAGAAGAAG GTCAGTGAGATCCCTCTGGCCTCCCTCCCCCAGCGCTGGTACGCCCCGTCTGTGGCCGATGGAGAAGCTAAACCCACTGTGTCCTCCGCatcccctctcctccctgccctccagTTCTGGGAATCCACCTCCCTCTCTTCCCTGGACACGTCAGGCATCGGCTCAGGCTCCAGCAGTGCCTCCTCCTCTTCCGTCTCCTCCACGCCGGTGACGGCCTCCCGCACACACAAGCGCTCGGTCTCCGGCATCTCCAGCTACTCCTCACTCTCGCTGCCCCTCTACAACCAGCAGGTCGATGACTGTTGCATCATCCGAGTCAGCCTGGCTGTGGACAACGGCAACATGTACAAGAGCATCCTG GTGACGAGCCAGGACAAGACCCCCGTGGTTATTCGCAAGGCCATGGCCAAACACAACCTGGATGGGGACCGGCCTGAAGACTATGAGCTTGTCCAGATCATCTCGGAGGAgagag AGCTGAAGATCCCCGACAATGCCAATGTCTTCTACGCCATGAACTCCGCTGCCAACTATGACTTTGTGCTCAAGAAGCGGGGCTTCTCCAAGGGGGTGAAGATCAAGCACGGCTCCAGCTCCACCCTGCCCAGGATGAAGCAGAAAGGCCTGAAGATCGCCAAGGGCATCTTCTAg
- the RALGDS gene encoding ral guanine nucleotide dissociation stimulator isoform X5: MSSPSIPGKMEAKPLFNVQKALVQPVQMCMLDIPLSVQDDDSSTQEIGEELEDGVIYSISLRKVQLHHTANKGQRWLGFENESALNLYETCKVRTIKAGTLEKLVEYLVSAFKGNDSTYVTIFLCTYRAFATTKQVLDLLLNRYGKLHVQANGDHARHTVDERMELKNTISSILGAWLDQYSEDFRKPPDFACLKQLISYVRHNIPGSDLERRARILLAQFQQQEQSEAEAEAVDHGSCTFQLVEENGVGDGKPDFLSFSPEMVAEQFTLMDAELFKKVVPYHCLGCIWSQRDKKGKEHLAPTIRATVSQFNSVANCVIATCLGDRSLKPQQRAKVVERWIEVARECRILKNFSSLRAILSALQCNAVHRLKKTWDEVLRESFRTFHELSEIFSDENNHSLSRELLIKEGTSKFATLEINPKRAQKRQQQQREMGVMQGTIPYLGTFLTDLVMLDTAMKDFLDGGLINFEKRRKEFEVIAQIKLLQSACNNYSFTQEDQFVEWFHSLERLSEAESYGLSCEIEPLSESASNTLKAKKNTGIIKRWSDRQPPSTEPCASGSSHSKSFDQLKCGQYLCSGDATDSVSVTSAGSSSSDVEEINISFIPESPDCQEKKVSEIPLASLPQRWYAPSVADGEAKPTVSSASPLLPALQFWESTSLSSLDTSGIGSGSSSASSSSVSSTPVTASRTHKRSVSGISSYSSLSLPLYNQQVDDCCIIRVSLAVDNGNMYKSILVTSQDKTPVVIRKAMAKHNLDGDRPEDYELVQIISEERELKIPDNANVFYAMNSAANYDFVLKKRGFSKGVKIKHGSSSTLPRMKQKGLKIAKGIF; encoded by the exons AGCTCCACACAGGAGATCggagaggagctggaggatgGTGTGATCTACAGCATATCCCTCCGGAAAGTGCAGCTCCATCACACGGCCAACAAAGGGCAGCGCTGGCTGGGG ttTGAGAATGAGTCAGCCTTAAACCTCTACGAGACGTGCAAGGTGCGGACGATAAAAGCCGGGACCTTGGAGAAGCTGGTGGAGTACCTGGTCTCAGCCTTCAAGGGCAATGACTCCACCTATGTCACCATCTTCCTGTGCACCTACCGGGCCTTCGCCACCACCAAGCAAGTGCTGGACCTGCTGCTTAACAG GTATGGCAAACTCCACGTGCAGGCAAATGGGGACCACGCCAGGCACACTGTGGACGAGAGGATGGAGCTGAAGAA CACCATCTCCTCCATCCTGGGGGCCTGGCTGGACCAGTACTCGGAGGATTTCCGCAAGCCCCCCGACTTTGCCTGCCTCAAGCAGCTCATCTCCTACGTGCGCCACAACATCCCCGGCTCCGACCTGGAGCGCCGAGCCCGCATCCTGCTGGCCCAGttccagcagcaagagcagagcGAGGCCGAGGCTGAAG CTGTGGACCACGGCAGCTGCACCTTCCAGCTGGTGGAAGAGAACGGGGTTGGGGATGGGAAGCCAgatttcctctccttctccccagagaTGGTGGcagaacagttcacactgaTGGATGCT GAGCTGTTCAAGAAAGTGGTGCCTTACCACTGCCTGGGCTGTATCTGGTCCCAGAGGGACAAGAAGGGCAAAGAGCACCTGGCCCCCACCATCCGTGCCACAGTCTCCCAGTTCAACAGTGTGGCCAACTGTGTCATCGCCACTTGTCTCGGGGACAGGTCCCTGAAGCCACAGCAGAGGGCCAAGGTGGTGGAGCGGTGGATCGAAGTGGCTCGG GAGTGCCGCATCCTGAAGAACTTCTCCTCCCTCCGAGCCATCCTCTCGGCCCTGCAGTGCAACGCCGTGCACCGGCTGAAGAAGACCTGGGACGAGGTCCTGCG GGAGAGCTTCCGCACGTTCCATGAGCTCTCAGAGATCTTCTCCGACGAGAACAACCACTCGCTGAGCCGGGAGCTTCTCATCAAG GAGGGCACATCCAAATTTGCCACCTTGGAGATCAACCCAAAGAGGGCTCAgaagcggcagcagcagcagcgagaGATG GGTGTGATGCAGGGCACCATTCCCTACCTTGGCACCTTCCTCACGGACCTGGTGATGCTGGACACGGCCATGAAGGATTTCCTGGAT ggtGGGCTGATCAACTTTGAGAAGAGAAGAAAG GAGTTCGAAGTCATCGCGCAGATCAAGCTGCTCCAGTCAGCCTGCAACAACTACAGCTTCACCCAGGAGGACCAGTTTGTGGAGTGGTTCCACAGCCTGGAGCGGCTCAGCGAGGCCGAGAG ctaTGGGTTGTCGTGTGAGATTGAACCACTGTCAGAGTCAGCCAGCAACACACTGAAGGCCAAGAAAAACACGGGCATCATCAAGAGATGGAGCGA CCGGCAGCCACCGAGCACCGAGCCCTGTGCCAGCGGCAGCTCCCACTCGAAATCCTTCGACCAGCTCAAGTGTGGGCAGTACCTGTGCAGTGGGGACGCCACTGACTCGGTGAGCGTCACCTCCGCCGGCTCCAGCAGCTCCGACGTGGAGGAGATCAACATCAGCTTCATCCCCGAGTCCCCTGACTGCCAGGAGAAGAAG GTCAGTGAGATCCCTCTGGCCTCCCTCCCCCAGCGCTGGTACGCCCCGTCTGTGGCCGATGGAGAAGCTAAACCCACTGTGTCCTCCGCatcccctctcctccctgccctccagTTCTGGGAATCCACCTCCCTCTCTTCCCTGGACACGTCAGGCATCGGCTCAGGCTCCAGCAGTGCCTCCTCCTCTTCCGTCTCCTCCACGCCGGTGACGGCCTCCCGCACACACAAGCGCTCGGTCTCCGGCATCTCCAGCTACTCCTCACTCTCGCTGCCCCTCTACAACCAGCAGGTCGATGACTGTTGCATCATCCGAGTCAGCCTGGCTGTGGACAACGGCAACATGTACAAGAGCATCCTG GTGACGAGCCAGGACAAGACCCCCGTGGTTATTCGCAAGGCCATGGCCAAACACAACCTGGATGGGGACCGGCCTGAAGACTATGAGCTTGTCCAGATCATCTCGGAGGAgagag AGCTGAAGATCCCCGACAATGCCAATGTCTTCTACGCCATGAACTCCGCTGCCAACTATGACTTTGTGCTCAAGAAGCGGGGCTTCTCCAAGGGGGTGAAGATCAAGCACGGCTCCAGCTCCACCCTGCCCAGGATGAAGCAGAAAGGCCTGAAGATCGCCAAGGGCATCTTCTAg
- the RALGDS gene encoding ral guanine nucleotide dissociation stimulator isoform X1, whose translation MVSRRRAPPHHVPAGPERMFEGCRRARSLWGGVRLEVAGESSPVVLHSFTQLDPDLPPLESSTQEIGEELEDGVIYSISLRKVQLHHTANKGQRWLGFENESALNLYETCKVRTIKAGTLEKLVEYLVSAFKGNDSTYVTIFLCTYRAFATTKQVLDLLLNRYGKLHVQANGDHARHTVDERMELKNTISSILGAWLDQYSEDFRKPPDFACLKQLISYVRHNIPGSDLERRARILLAQFQQQEQSEAEAEAVDHGSCTFQLVEENGVGDGKPDFLSFSPEMVAEQFTLMDAELFKKVVPYHCLGCIWSQRDKKGKEHLAPTIRATVSQFNSVANCVIATCLGDRSLKPQQRAKVVERWIEVARECRILKNFSSLRAILSALQCNAVHRLKKTWDEVLRESFRTFHELSEIFSDENNHSLSRELLIKEGTSKFATLEINPKRAQKRQQQQREMGVMQGTIPYLGTFLTDLVMLDTAMKDFLDGGLINFEKRRKEFEVIAQIKLLQSACNNYSFTQEDQFVEWFHSLERLSEAESYGLSCEIEPLSESASNTLKAKKNTGIIKRWSDRQPPSTEPCASGSSHSKSFDQLKCGQYLCSGDATDSVSVTSAGSSSSDVEEINISFIPESPDCQEKKVSEIPLASLPQRWYAPSVADGEAKPTVSSASPLLPALQFWESTSLSSLDTSGIGSGSSSASSSSVSSTPVTASRTHKRSVSGISSYSSLSLPLYNQQVDDCCIIRVSLAVDNGNMYKSILVTSQDKTPVVIRKAMAKHNLDGDRPEDYELVQIISEERELKIPDNANVFYAMNSAANYDFVLKKRGFSKGVKIKHGSSSTLPRMKQKGLKIAKGIF comes from the exons AGCTCCACACAGGAGATCggagaggagctggaggatgGTGTGATCTACAGCATATCCCTCCGGAAAGTGCAGCTCCATCACACGGCCAACAAAGGGCAGCGCTGGCTGGGG ttTGAGAATGAGTCAGCCTTAAACCTCTACGAGACGTGCAAGGTGCGGACGATAAAAGCCGGGACCTTGGAGAAGCTGGTGGAGTACCTGGTCTCAGCCTTCAAGGGCAATGACTCCACCTATGTCACCATCTTCCTGTGCACCTACCGGGCCTTCGCCACCACCAAGCAAGTGCTGGACCTGCTGCTTAACAG GTATGGCAAACTCCACGTGCAGGCAAATGGGGACCACGCCAGGCACACTGTGGACGAGAGGATGGAGCTGAAGAA CACCATCTCCTCCATCCTGGGGGCCTGGCTGGACCAGTACTCGGAGGATTTCCGCAAGCCCCCCGACTTTGCCTGCCTCAAGCAGCTCATCTCCTACGTGCGCCACAACATCCCCGGCTCCGACCTGGAGCGCCGAGCCCGCATCCTGCTGGCCCAGttccagcagcaagagcagagcGAGGCCGAGGCTGAAG CTGTGGACCACGGCAGCTGCACCTTCCAGCTGGTGGAAGAGAACGGGGTTGGGGATGGGAAGCCAgatttcctctccttctccccagagaTGGTGGcagaacagttcacactgaTGGATGCT GAGCTGTTCAAGAAAGTGGTGCCTTACCACTGCCTGGGCTGTATCTGGTCCCAGAGGGACAAGAAGGGCAAAGAGCACCTGGCCCCCACCATCCGTGCCACAGTCTCCCAGTTCAACAGTGTGGCCAACTGTGTCATCGCCACTTGTCTCGGGGACAGGTCCCTGAAGCCACAGCAGAGGGCCAAGGTGGTGGAGCGGTGGATCGAAGTGGCTCGG GAGTGCCGCATCCTGAAGAACTTCTCCTCCCTCCGAGCCATCCTCTCGGCCCTGCAGTGCAACGCCGTGCACCGGCTGAAGAAGACCTGGGACGAGGTCCTGCG GGAGAGCTTCCGCACGTTCCATGAGCTCTCAGAGATCTTCTCCGACGAGAACAACCACTCGCTGAGCCGGGAGCTTCTCATCAAG GAGGGCACATCCAAATTTGCCACCTTGGAGATCAACCCAAAGAGGGCTCAgaagcggcagcagcagcagcgagaGATG GGTGTGATGCAGGGCACCATTCCCTACCTTGGCACCTTCCTCACGGACCTGGTGATGCTGGACACGGCCATGAAGGATTTCCTGGAT ggtGGGCTGATCAACTTTGAGAAGAGAAGAAAG GAGTTCGAAGTCATCGCGCAGATCAAGCTGCTCCAGTCAGCCTGCAACAACTACAGCTTCACCCAGGAGGACCAGTTTGTGGAGTGGTTCCACAGCCTGGAGCGGCTCAGCGAGGCCGAGAG ctaTGGGTTGTCGTGTGAGATTGAACCACTGTCAGAGTCAGCCAGCAACACACTGAAGGCCAAGAAAAACACGGGCATCATCAAGAGATGGAGCGA CCGGCAGCCACCGAGCACCGAGCCCTGTGCCAGCGGCAGCTCCCACTCGAAATCCTTCGACCAGCTCAAGTGTGGGCAGTACCTGTGCAGTGGGGACGCCACTGACTCGGTGAGCGTCACCTCCGCCGGCTCCAGCAGCTCCGACGTGGAGGAGATCAACATCAGCTTCATCCCCGAGTCCCCTGACTGCCAGGAGAAGAAG GTCAGTGAGATCCCTCTGGCCTCCCTCCCCCAGCGCTGGTACGCCCCGTCTGTGGCCGATGGAGAAGCTAAACCCACTGTGTCCTCCGCatcccctctcctccctgccctccagTTCTGGGAATCCACCTCCCTCTCTTCCCTGGACACGTCAGGCATCGGCTCAGGCTCCAGCAGTGCCTCCTCCTCTTCCGTCTCCTCCACGCCGGTGACGGCCTCCCGCACACACAAGCGCTCGGTCTCCGGCATCTCCAGCTACTCCTCACTCTCGCTGCCCCTCTACAACCAGCAGGTCGATGACTGTTGCATCATCCGAGTCAGCCTGGCTGTGGACAACGGCAACATGTACAAGAGCATCCTG GTGACGAGCCAGGACAAGACCCCCGTGGTTATTCGCAAGGCCATGGCCAAACACAACCTGGATGGGGACCGGCCTGAAGACTATGAGCTTGTCCAGATCATCTCGGAGGAgagag AGCTGAAGATCCCCGACAATGCCAATGTCTTCTACGCCATGAACTCCGCTGCCAACTATGACTTTGTGCTCAAGAAGCGGGGCTTCTCCAAGGGGGTGAAGATCAAGCACGGCTCCAGCTCCACCCTGCCCAGGATGAAGCAGAAAGGCCTGAAGATCGCCAAGGGCATCTTCTAg